CTGTTGGTTCGTTGTAGGGGAGCCATTTGTGAAATGAGGAATTACAAGGAGTGCAAGAGCTAGTAGAGCGAGTCTCATAACTGCCTCCCTTGTAAGAGAGTTAATAACCCGAACTAGCCTTATTTTAACACATCCGCCTGACTTCAGAACGGATGTGTTATTTAACGCTGGACTATGTGATTAAATCGTTGCGTGAACGCGATGAGTGTCGTCCATATCGTCGAGGTAGTTCAAAAATTCCTCAACTTCTTTTCTTTGCTCGTCACTCAGTTCTGTGATGTTTTTCGCTTTATAAGAAAGCTCACCCTTGGTGATTTTCCAACCACGTTTCGTGAGAGCTTCACGAACAGCATCAAGATCTTCCGCATTTGTGTAGAACTCGTAAGTTCCTTCATCCACGTAAACTTCGTTCGCCCCGGCTTCGATCGCTTCTTCATCTGGATCGAAAGTACCTTCTTTTGTGCCTTCAATAAGGCCCACGCGATCAAACATCCATGCCACAGAACCGACCTCGCCCATATTGCCTTCATGCGATTTGAAAGCATGGCGCATGTCAGGGGCAGTTCTGTGTTTGTTGTCCGTTTGGCATTCAACGATCACGCCCACGCCATGCGGACCGTAACCTTCATAAGTGATCTCTTCGATAATTTTTCCGTCATCCAAAAGACCCGCGCCTTTTTTAATCGCGCGTTCGATCGTATCATTCGGGCAGGAAACTTTTTTGGCGGCATCGATAGCAAGGCGGAGACGAGCATTGGCTGCGGGATCAGGACCACCGGCTTTCGCAGCGACTGCAATCTCGCGCGCAAGTTTTGTGAATATTTGACCCTTTTGTTGGGCCTTTTCTACTTTTCCGGCGTTTTTCCATGATTTTCCCATATATCTCCATAGCACAGTGAAATTAATAAATGCTGCGCCACCGCTATTGCACCAAATGAGGAAATAATTGGCAAGAATAGGAGCGGGATGTAAAAGACCGTATGTTCACTTTTTCAGTCCCGGATGTCTGGGAAAAGATCGAAAACATCGAAAAGTCCTGTGAGGCCGCTCTAAAACTGAGCACTCCTTGGGAGCTGGTTCCAGAAGAGCCCGCTCGCGATGTCCTCATTTTGCATCCCAAGCTCCACCCTCCGAAAAAAGGATTCTCCACCATCGAGGGGCAGGCGCGCATGCTGCACGATTTGGCTAGCATTGAACTGCAAGCGATGGAGTTAGGGGTCAGAACGCTGGTTGAGTATCCCGATGCACCTCAAGGCTTTAAAGAAGAACTTCTGGCTGTGACGGTTTCCGAAGCCCAGCACTTGCGTATGTGTCTGGAGGGAATCGAGTCCTTAGGATTTAAGTGGGGAGACTGGCCGGTGCATGCGGCTTTATGGCGCGCGGTCGATAAGGAAGATTCTTTGTTGGATCGTATCTTGATCGTGCATCGTTATCTTGAGGGCAGTGGGCTTGATGCCGGCGACACTTTAATCCGTCGCTTGGAAGGAACCGCTGGCAAACAAACGATTCAAAAAATCGTGAAACAAATCAACTTTGAAGAAATCGGTCACGTCGACTTCGGTTCGCGCTGGTATCGCCACATCTGCCGCGACGAAAAAATCGATCCCGCACAAGACTTCCCAGAGCGCATGAACTCTTTAAGAAGCCGTCTTCCCAAGCGCATCGAGCCGCTCAACCACGATCTTCGCAAAAAAGCCGGCTTCACCGACGAAGAAATCGCTTACTACGAAACCCTCCGTCAAGACTTCCTCATCCCCCGATAGGGTGCCAGGCACCTGTTAGTCGAGGGATTCGCCGTCTTCGAGGAAGCGCCATTTTCCTTCGGGGAGGTCGCCCAGGCGGAGTTTGCCGATGCGCACGCGTTTAAGGCCAGTGACTTTGAGTCCTACGGCTTCGCACATGCGGCGGATTTGACGTTTTTTTCCTTCGCGCAGAACAAAGCGCAATTGGTCTTTATTCAGCCATTCGACTTTTGCGGGTTTTAAGGCTTTGCCGTCTAAAGATAAACCGTGATTAAGAAGTTTCAATTTCTCGTCAGGCAAAACGCCTTGCACGCGCACGATGTATTCTTTCTCGACTTTGGATTCTTCACCAATGATCTTCTTCGCGATACGGCCGTCTTGCGTGAAAAGCAAAAGACCTTGCGAGTCGATATCCAGGCGCCCCGCCACGGCAAGACCTTGAAAATGTTCCTGGCGCAATTTCGTTTTCGAAGTGCCGAATTGATTTTCTGGAGTGATCAACTTAATCGCCGGCTGATAAGGAGGCTCGGGTTGCGCCGACACGTAACCAATAGGTTTGTTTAAAATAATTGTCGCCAAACGTTTTTGCTGTTTCAAGGCTTGCGCTTCGAGTGTGATCTTCACGTCCGGACTGACCTTGGTTCCCAATTGATCGACCTTCACGCCATTGACCAAGACCAAGCCTTTCGCGATGTACTCGTCAGCTTCACGGCGCGAGCAAATGCCTTTTTCAGCCATCAGTTTGGATAAACGTACTTTGTCTTCGCTCATAGGCGGATCTCCGTCCACAGATTGTCCATTTCATAGAGTCGGAGATAAGAAAGATCCTTCTCGGAAACATGGAGCTTAAATTTGTTCAAAAAATAGAGAGCGATATTTTCCGTCGTCGGAATTTGCTCTTTGAATTCGGGAATCACAAAGTTTAGATGTTCATGATCCAGAATGCTTGTCAGACGGTAAAGCAGTTCTTGGTAGCTTTCTTTTTTATCGGAAAGCTCTGCGGCAGCAACACGAAAACCGACCTCTAATTTATAATTATGCCCGTGACCGTATTGCGTATAACAACGGCCAAAGGTTGCGAGATTTTTTTTCTCATCCCACTGCGGTTGAGAATAAAAATGCGCACTGCTAAAAGAACTCACCAAAGTCAGAATCATTTGAGGTTGATCCCGCCGTCGACAGGAAGAATCGCGCCAGTGATCCAGCTTGATAAGTCTGACCCCAAGAAGTAAGCCGCGCGTGCGACATCTTCAGGGACACCGATGCGTCCTAGCGGTTGCAGGTTCTTCATGCCTTCAAGGGCCTGAGCTTTTTCTTCTTTAGGAAGAGAATGAAAACTATGAATCGGGGTGTCTACCAAACCCGGGCAAACGCAGTTCGCGCGGATATTAAACGGACCGCCTTCCAAAGCGAGGCTTTGGGTCCAGTTGATCATTGCAGCCTTCGCAGCTGAATAAGCTGAGGTCGGGCCTTGCGGGCGCATGCCTAAAGTGGAGGAGATATTCACAATGTTTCCGCCACCGTGCTGTTTGAAATAAGGAAAGAAAGCGCGAGCCACACGCAGCGGAGCAATCATGTTGATCTCAAACTGTCGGCGCCAGATTTCATCGCTGCCTTCTTCGGTTGTGTGTCTTTCAAAGATCCCGGCATTGTTAACCACGACTTCCACGCGGTGAACCTTCATGCTGAGAACTTCATCGAGCCGTTTGTTAAGGGCCGCTTCATCGGTCATATCGCAAGAAAGCAACGTCGCACCACTGCGACATTTCAAGGCAACCTCCTGCAGACGTTCTTTGTCGCGTCCCATGAGGTACACGAAATAACCGTTTTTGGAATATTCAATGGCGATGGCAGCTCCGATGCCGCTGCTGGCACCGGTGATCAAGGCAGCTTTTTTCACACGAATCCTCTTTTTGCTGGACTCATGTTAGCAAAGACGGGGGCCGAAGAGAAGTTATGTCCATGCGCGAAGCGTTCACAATCAGCTTTAAGTTTTTCTTTGTCGGCCTCTTGGTGTTTGGGGCCCTCTTTGCGCACTTCTAAAGTAATACTTTAAAAAGAAAAAGGCCGGGGAATGCCGGCCTTTTGTTATTAACGGAGTTAAAGTGCTTTCTTAAGCGGCTTTTTTAGCTACGTAATGATAGTACTTTTTGTCGAAGTCCGATGCCTTCATACCATCTTTCGTAATCAAACCCGCCTTAAACCAATCAAAGTGCTCGGCACAGAAGCCGGCCTTTTCTGATTTCTTTTTGCAGCCTTCCCCGCAGCAGCGAGCAGACTCTAAAGAAACAACATTGTTCGGGATTTGTTTTTCGAATTTTTTGTCAGCCATTAAGTGACCCCCAGTTGAAATCTTAAGCTGGTTGAATGTCTTAAGACATAAGACTTATCGGCGACGCAAAATCTTACTTGAGGACTTCGAAAGAAACTCGGGTTGAGTTTCATGTATCTCAAAATGAAACGGTATTAAACAAATTAAGCGGATGGGGAAAAGGTACTAGGTACCTTTTTCCTAGATGAGCTTGAGGAATCGGCCCATGTCGACGGGCTTTGAGAACAAATAGCCTTGGCCAAAACGAGCGCCCAGGGTTTCAAGAACTAGGCATTCTTCGTTATTTTCGATGCCCTCGGCGATGATCTCGATGTCCATGGCGTGCGCCAAGTGGATGATCGAACTGACGACCGCTTTGGATTTGGGATCGTTTAAAACTTTCATGACGAAAGAGCGATCGATCTTCAAAAAGCTGATCGGCATTTGCGTCAGATACTGCAAACTGGAAAAGCCCGTTCCGAAGTCATCGATAGAGATGGCATATCCTTGATTGCGACACTGGTTTAACGCCTCCAAAGCAATCGCACCATCCATCATGATTCTTTCGGTCATTTCAAGTTTGATGTTTTTAGTTTGCAGATCGTGCTTTTCGCGCAGGTCTTCCAGATTGTTTACGAAATCAGAGTGCGTAAACTGACGGCCCGAAATATTGATACTCATCATGAAGTCGTCAGCCATTTTATCTTTTTTATTCAAACGCAATTGATCTTGAATCGTGCGCAAATCTTTTAAAGCCTGATTGATAATCCAGTGACCAATAGGAATGACCATCGAGGAGTTTTCAATCACGTCGATAAAAAGATTCGGGGATACCAAGCCGTGTAAGGGGCTGTTCCAGCGCAATAAAGCTTCGCAGCCTGTGATTTGTTTGGTCTTTAAATTCACGATCGGCTGGTAAAACAATTCGAATTCTTTATTCTGAAACGCTTGAAAGATCTGATTTTCAAGTTTGATCTGATCTAAAGCGCTTTGCGTTCCGTCGTCTCCGGCGCCGGAGTTGTCGAACTCCACGTCAGCGATCTTTGTGCCGCCGGGGGTGTTGATGTTTTTACGGCGCAAACGTTTTAAAAGAACACGCATCAAAAGTTGCACGACTTTATCGGCGGTAGAGACACGTTCAAGAACTTGCTGTTTCGTGACGATAGCTAAACGAACATCTTCCAACGCGCGCACGGAGGCAGAGCGGTTTTGATTGTCGATCAAAGCCATCTCGCCAAAGATTTCACCTTCGCCGAGAATTGTCAGAGGAATTTCTTCTTTGTCTTTGCTGATGTAAATCAGCACTCGGCCTTTTTCGATGATATAGGCGCAGTCACCTGCGTCGCCTTCGCTGAAAATGATCTGATCTTTATGTATCTCGACGGACTGAGTTGCTGAATTCATAGACTCCCATTTTAGGGCTTAGGATGTAGGTCCGACAAGTCCAGCTGATTCATTTGATTCAATTTCCAGCCTACAAATTCCGGTTTAGCCAGCATCGAGAAATGGATGGCTCCCAACGGAATCATGAGATGGTTTTCCATCAGATACTGCGCGCCCTTCAGGCACCACTTCTTTTGTTCATTTGTGTTCGCTGCATTTGCGAGCGAGGACAAAATCTTTTGGTAATCATCGGATTTAATGCGCAGATAGTTCTCGGGACTCGAGGGCGAGAAAGTTTCAAGTGCGGCCAAACAGGTCGGGCGATCCGGAGCGACTCCTTTGCGGAATATCGCCGGGGGTTTTTGCGCCAGAATTTGCAGGAACACCTTGTTTTCTTTCACTTCCAAATGCGTATTAATGCCGGCGTTCTTGCTCCACTGATTTTGCAGCCACTCGGTGGCGCGTTTGTGGTCTTCGCCGCCCAAAGCGGAAAACATCAAAGTGTAGGTGGGACTGTTTTGCACTTTCGGCACTTTTTTAAGATCAAAATCAAAGCACGGCGCTTTTTCAGGAAACCAAGAGTCGGGAAGTCCTATGCAGCCGGGTTTGCCTTCCGAAGAAAATATTTTTTGCAGTTCTACGTAGTTCAGCGAGTACGTTAAAGCCTCGCGCACATCTTCACGAGCCGCGAGATCCGGCCCAAATCCTAAGTAGTCAAGGCGAGTGACGGGGATCCAATAAAAGTCAGTGCGGGTTTTGTATTTAGGAATGAACAGCGTGGGCAAACGACGCAAAAACTGCAATTCATTTTTTTCATAAAGCTGTAAGGCGATGGTGTCTTCCTCGACGAAAAGAAACTCCACGACGGGGCGCGCGGGGTGCGCGAACTTGTATTGCGTATTAGGCTCTAAAACGATCTTGTGGCCTTTTTTCCATTCACGCATTTTGTAGGGACCGGAATAAACAGAAAGATTTTCTTTTGTGGGAGCGAGGAGGAAGTTCGCAAGATTGTATTCGAAATCAGGGTCGGGAGTTTGAAATTCAAACTTCAAAGTGAGCTCGTTCGGAGCTGTAACCCCAAGGCTTTCCATATTCTTTTTGCCGGAGTAGATGTCCTCCGCATTTTTAATTTTAAAAAGAAGATCTGCGCGAGGGGCCGCGGTTTTGGCGTTAAGAATTTTTTTATAAGTACGCAGGAAATCTTGCGCCAGCAAAGGGGAGCCGTCACTCCACTTAAGATCTTTTTTCAGAGTGCAGATGAGATTCTTTTTCTTGTCGCATTTACAGCCGAGAGCTAAATCCGGAACGAGGCCTTTCTTGTCATCGAAAGTAAAGAGATTGCGATATAGATTTCCTAAAAGATAACTTGAAGCGGAGGTGCGCTGTTTGTTCGGGTCAAGCCCGCCTGGTTCATTCGCCAAATGAAGACGAAAAACTTTTTCTGCCGCCAAAGACCCCGATGCCCAAAGTAGAATCGCCAAGAAGATTTTCATGGGAAAAGTGTAACCACAATTACCGGGAAAAAGAAGAGAAGATTTAGAAAGTAAAAAGGCCTCCGTGGGGAGGCCTTTTTCATAAGAACTACTTATCGAGTTCCATCTTTGCAATTGTTTGCAATTGCATATTTGTTGTTCCTTCGTAGATCTGGCCGATCTTAGCGTCGCGCCAGAACTTTTCAACTGGGTACTCTTTAGTGAATCCGTTGCCGCCGAAGAGGTCGATCGCTTTAGAAGTGATTTTCTCAGCCGCGCGAGAAGCGTAAAGTTTCGCCATAGCTGCCGCTTCGATGAAATCTTGGCCAGCGTCTTTCAAACGAGCTGCATTGTAAACCATCAAACGAGCTGCTTCCAGCTCTGTGCGCATTTCAGCCAATTGGAATTGCACGCCTTGGAAATGAGCAATTGGTTTTCCGAATTGCTCACGGCCTTTCACGTAACCAAGAGCCGCTTCGTAAGCGCCTTGGGCGATACCGATCATTTGGGCGCCGATACCGATACGACCTTCGTTCAAAGTTTCGATAGCAATTTTATAACCTTTGCCGACTTCGCCAAGAACGTTCGCTTTAGGAACTTCGCAGTTTTCGAACAAAAGTTCGCAAGTAGAAGAAGCGCGGATGCCCAATTTGTCTTCTTTTTTGCCGACTTTGAAACCAGGGAAATCTTTTTCAACGATGAACGCTGTGATGCCTTTGTAGCCTTTCGCGTGATCGATGTTGGCAAATACGATGAACACATTCGCTTCTTTACCGTTTGTGATCCAAAGTTTTGAACCGTTCAAAACCCATTTGTCACCTTTGTCTTCCGCTTTCAACTTCAAGGCGAAAGCGTCAGAGCCGGAAGAAGACTCAGAAAGAGCGTAAGCGCCCACCCATTCTGTCGCCATTTTACCCAAGTACTTTTCTTTTTGCGCTTCCGTTCCCCATTTAAGGAACGCATTTGTCGTCAAAGTGTTTTGCACGTCAACAAGGACAGAAACTGAACCGTCAACGCGGCCGATTTCTTCAACAGCCAGGCAGGCCATTGTGAATGTTGAGCCAGCGCCACCGAATTTTTCCGGAGTCTCGATACCCATCAAGCCCATTTCGAAAAGTTTTTTAACGATCGCAGGATCCATCTCTGCTTTTTCGTCCATGTGTGTCACATGAGGTTTGATTTCAGATTCAGCAAAAGCGCGAACCGCATCACGGAAAGCCGCTTCGTCTTCAGAGAGCATTGTGAGAGCTGGACGTGCATTAGTAACGTCAGACATTGAGTATCTCCATTCGAATAAGTTATAACAGTGGCGCTGAAAATATCTGCTTCAAAGAAATTATTCAAGGCCTTGGAAAGACGAGAGCTTTTCTCTTAACAAGCTGTGTTACACTGTTTGCACTTTAAATAAGCAAGTGTTTCGACATGCTAGACAAGAGTCTAGGTGTGATTTAGCGTGAGGTGATATGGATTTCGTCGAAATTGGCGCCAAGATAGGTATTTACTTTATTCCGTTTCTTTTTGCACTCTGCTTCCATGAGTACGCTCACGGCTGGGTGGCGCGTCGTCGCGGTGATAACACGGCCGAGATGATGGGACGTTTGACGATGAACCCCGTGGCTCATATGGATATGATCGGCACGCTGATCCTTCCGCTGGTGTCCATCGTTCTTGCAACACCGATCTTTTTTGGATGGGCCAAACCTGTTCCTGTCAACTCGCGCAATCTTAAAAATCCCCGCGTGGATATGTTCTGGATTGCATTAGCGGGACCTCTTTCAAACATTCTTTTGGCTGTTGTTGGCGCGGTTCTTATCGCTCTTGTGGCGAAGTATTTTCTGACCTTGAGTTACGCTAGTGGTCTTATCGAAATTCTAAAGACCTTTATCGTGACCAACTTGTTTTTGGCCTTCTTTAATATTTTGCCTCTTCATCCTCTTGACGGAGGAAAAGTGTTGGCGCGTTTTCTTCCGGCGCAATTGAACTACAAGCTGGAACAAAACGAGCACATCACGAGCATGGTTCTTATGGCCCTGGTTCTTACAGGTGTATTACGCGTTCTCGCGGTGCCTGTGTTCTGGAGTTATAACCATCTTGTTACTCTTGCTTTGGGAGGTTTCGGAATATGACGGCTGAAAACAGCTCTGTAAATCCAGCTCCCGCTCCTGCGCGTAAAGTGCGCGTGATGTCGGGAATGCGTGTCACGGGTCGACTTCATATTGGTCACTATTGGGGAGCTTTGCAAAATTGGCTGAAGCTTCAGGACGAGTATGAGTGCTTCTTTGGCGCGATGGATTGGCATGGCATGACCACGGCCTATAAAAATCCGAAAGACATCGGCCCTTGGACTCGCGAGATGATCGCCGAGTTTTTAGCTTGGGGTATTGATCCTGAGAAGGTGACTTTGTTCGTGCAAAGCCGCGTTCCCGAGCATCTTGAACTCAATATGATCTTCACCAACCTCACTCCGATGGGCTGGTTAGAGCGCGTGAATACTTGGAAAGACGCGATTGAAGAAATGAAAGCCAACGACACCTACAACTTGGGTCGTTTCGGTTATCCTGTTCTTCAGGCGGCGGATATTGCGATTTACCGCGCGCAAAAAGTTCCAGTCGGTGCGGATCAGATTTCTCATTTGGAGATCTCACGCGAGATCGTGCGTCGTTTCAATCATCTTTATAAGGCGAAATTGCCAGAGATGACGCCGCTCTTGACGGATATTCCATTGGTGCCGGGATTGGACGGTCGCAAGATGTCCAAGTCTTACGGCAATACATTGTTCTTAACTGAGGATTCTGAAAAAGATCTGAAGAAAAAAGTAAATATGATGGTCACGGACCCGGCGCGAGTTCGTCGCGAAGATCCGGGCGAACCCACAAAATGTTCAGTCTATGGGTATCATAAACTTTATTCTTCAGCGGAAGACGTGTCATGGGTGGAAGCGGGCTGCCGCTCAGCCGGAATCGGTTGCGGGGATTGCAAAGGCCGATTGGCTGCGAACATCGAAAAAATGTCCCAAGGCCCGCGCGAAAAGAAAAAAGAGTTGTTGAATAATCCAAAGCTGCTTGATTCAATCATCGACGCTGGATGCGAAAAGGCACGTAAGGAAGCTCAGAAGACTTTGGAAATCGTGCGTTCTAGTATGAAATGGTAAGAGGGGACCATCTTTCATGAGTATTACAGTTCAGTTGCCTAAATTTGAAGGACCTCTAGGGCTTCTTCTTTACCTTATCCGTAAAGAAGAAATGGATATCATGGACATCAAAGTTCATGAGATCACAAAGCAATATCTTGAATACATCAAATTGATGAAAGAGTTGGATCTTGAAGTCGCCGGCGAGTTCGTCGCGATGGCTTCGACATTGATTCAAATCAAGTCTCGCATGCTTCTGCCTCAATACGATGAAAATGGCGAAGTGATCGAGCAAGAAGATCCGCGTAAAGAGCTTGTACAAAAGCTGCTTGAATACCAAAAATACCAAGAGGCGGCGAAGCTTCTTTACGATCGTCCTTTGGTCGGTCGTGATGTTTGGTTGCGTGGAACGCGCGAGTCTTTGGATACCAAAGAAGAAGAAATTGTTCTTGAAGACAATGCCTTGTTCTCTTTGATTGCGACCTACCGTCGTGCACTTCGCTCTGTGAAGAAAAAAGTGCACCAAGTGGCGGCGAAAGCACAATCTATCGCCAGCCGTGTTTTGGAAATCAAAGATCGTTTGATTGTGGGTCAAAAGACCACACTGATGGAGCTTGTCACGACGACGGAAAACCGTGCGCGTCAGGCTTTGATCACGTTCCTTTCTCTTTTAGAGCTTGGAAAAATGGGCTTCGTCAGCCTTTATCAAAGCGAAGCTTACTCTGACATCTGGGTGGATACGAAAAAGCCGATTGAAACCGACGTTCTGGCTCGCGTGGAAGAATACGATTCTATGCGCGCAGACGAAGTCGCGGCGAAAATGATGGAAGATTCGAAAAAAATCTCTGCGGAAGAAGAGCTGATGCTCGCGGAAGCGGAAGAAAACATGGAAGAACAAAACACACAGCTTCAAATGGATCTTGGAGTCGATTTTGTTGAAGATGAAGCGTCGGCTTTGCTTGCTGATGCGGGTGCAGATATCGCCACGGATGACGAAATCTTAGCTGCTGAAAACGAACTTTTTAAAGAAGACGCGGAAGTTTAGTAGAGGGGACAATGTCAGAAGAAAAAGACGAATTGATGAACGATGAATTAGATCATTCTGAGGTTGAAGCTGAGGAATCAGAAGAGCTTTCTTCTGAAGAAGGTGTAGAGACTGAGGCGTCGATTTTCCTTCAAGAAGAGGAAGAATCCGAAGGTTTCCTGCCTGAAGCATCTGATGAAGATGTCGAAGATATGGAAGCATCATCTGAAGATGACGTGTCTGTAGAAGGTACGGAACTTGACGGTTTTGATTCTGCTGAAATTGAAGAGACGGAGTTTGTTGAAGAAGAACGTCTTGAAAGTATCGTTGAGTCGGTGCTTTTTGCCTCTGATCGTCCGGTAAGCCTCGCTTCTTTGAAAATGCTCTTTAAAGGGACAAATATTAAAGGCGACAAAATCCGCCGTGCTCTTGATCAACTGGCTGTGGAATATGCCGGCGGCCGTCGTGGTGTGACTTTGGAAGAAGTTCCAGGTGGCTACCAGTTGCGCACAAAAATCGACAATATGGATTTCTTGAAGCGCACGTTGAAAACACGTCAATTCAAACTTTCCGGTCCGGCTCTCGAAGTTCTTTCTATCGTGGCTTACAAACAGCCAACGGTAAAAGCGGAAGTCGATGAGATCCGTGGCGTTG
This region of Bdellovibrio sp. 22V genomic DNA includes:
- a CDS encoding segregation/condensation protein A is translated as MSITVQLPKFEGPLGLLLYLIRKEEMDIMDIKVHEITKQYLEYIKLMKELDLEVAGEFVAMASTLIQIKSRMLLPQYDENGEVIEQEDPRKELVQKLLEYQKYQEAAKLLYDRPLVGRDVWLRGTRESLDTKEEEIVLEDNALFSLIATYRRALRSVKKKVHQVAAKAQSIASRVLEIKDRLIVGQKTTLMELVTTTENRARQALITFLSLLELGKMGFVSLYQSEAYSDIWVDTKKPIETDVLARVEEYDSMRADEVAAKMMEDSKKISAEEELMLAEAEENMEEQNTQLQMDLGVDFVEDEASALLADAGADIATDDEILAAENELFKEDAEV
- a CDS encoding SDR family oxidoreductase, which gives rise to MKKAALITGASSGIGAAIAIEYSKNGYFVYLMGRDKERLQEVALKCRSGATLLSCDMTDEAALNKRLDEVLSMKVHRVEVVVNNAGIFERHTTEEGSDEIWRRQFEINMIAPLRVARAFFPYFKQHGGGNIVNISSTLGMRPQGPTSAYSAAKAAMINWTQSLALEGGPFNIRANCVCPGLVDTPIHSFHSLPKEEKAQALEGMKNLQPLGRIGVPEDVARAAYFLGSDLSSWITGAILPVDGGINLK
- the trpS gene encoding tryptophan--tRNA ligase produces the protein MTAENSSVNPAPAPARKVRVMSGMRVTGRLHIGHYWGALQNWLKLQDEYECFFGAMDWHGMTTAYKNPKDIGPWTREMIAEFLAWGIDPEKVTLFVQSRVPEHLELNMIFTNLTPMGWLERVNTWKDAIEEMKANDTYNLGRFGYPVLQAADIAIYRAQKVPVGADQISHLEISREIVRRFNHLYKAKLPEMTPLLTDIPLVPGLDGRKMSKSYGNTLFLTEDSEKDLKKKVNMMVTDPARVRREDPGEPTKCSVYGYHKLYSSAEDVSWVEAGCRSAGIGCGDCKGRLAANIEKMSQGPREKKKELLNNPKLLDSIIDAGCEKARKEAQKTLEIVRSSMKW
- a CDS encoding pseudouridine synthase, with amino-acid sequence MSEDKVRLSKLMAEKGICSRREADEYIAKGLVLVNGVKVDQLGTKVSPDVKITLEAQALKQQKRLATIILNKPIGYVSAQPEPPYQPAIKLITPENQFGTSKTKLRQEHFQGLAVAGRLDIDSQGLLLFTQDGRIAKKIIGEESKVEKEYIVRVQGVLPDEKLKLLNHGLSLDGKALKPAKVEWLNKDQLRFVLREGKKRQIRRMCEAVGLKVTGLKRVRIGKLRLGDLPEGKWRFLEDGESLD
- a CDS encoding DUF455 family protein — its product is MFTFSVPDVWEKIENIEKSCEAALKLSTPWELVPEEPARDVLILHPKLHPPKKGFSTIEGQARMLHDLASIELQAMELGVRTLVEYPDAPQGFKEELLAVTVSEAQHLRMCLEGIESLGFKWGDWPVHAALWRAVDKEDSLLDRILIVHRYLEGSGLDAGDTLIRRLEGTAGKQTIQKIVKQINFEEIGHVDFGSRWYRHICRDEKIDPAQDFPERMNSLRSRLPKRIEPLNHDLRKKAGFTDEEIAYYETLRQDFLIPR
- a CDS encoding peptide ABC transporter substrate-binding protein, which codes for MKIFLAILLWASGSLAAEKVFRLHLANEPGGLDPNKQRTSASSYLLGNLYRNLFTFDDKKGLVPDLALGCKCDKKKNLICTLKKDLKWSDGSPLLAQDFLRTYKKILNAKTAAPRADLLFKIKNAEDIYSGKKNMESLGVTAPNELTLKFEFQTPDPDFEYNLANFLLAPTKENLSVYSGPYKMREWKKGHKIVLEPNTQYKFAHPARPVVEFLFVEEDTIALQLYEKNELQFLRRLPTLFIPKYKTRTDFYWIPVTRLDYLGFGPDLAAREDVREALTYSLNYVELQKIFSSEGKPGCIGLPDSWFPEKAPCFDFDLKKVPKVQNSPTYTLMFSALGGEDHKRATEWLQNQWSKNAGINTHLEVKENKVFLQILAQKPPAIFRKGVAPDRPTCLAALETFSPSSPENYLRIKSDDYQKILSSLANAANTNEQKKWCLKGAQYLMENHLMIPLGAIHFSMLAKPEFVGWKLNQMNQLDLSDLHPKP
- a CDS encoding EAL domain-containing protein; this encodes MNSATQSVEIHKDQIIFSEGDAGDCAYIIEKGRVLIYISKDKEEIPLTILGEGEIFGEMALIDNQNRSASVRALEDVRLAIVTKQQVLERVSTADKVVQLLMRVLLKRLRRKNINTPGGTKIADVEFDNSGAGDDGTQSALDQIKLENQIFQAFQNKEFELFYQPIVNLKTKQITGCEALLRWNSPLHGLVSPNLFIDVIENSSMVIPIGHWIINQALKDLRTIQDQLRLNKKDKMADDFMMSINISGRQFTHSDFVNNLEDLREKHDLQTKNIKLEMTERIMMDGAIALEALNQCRNQGYAISIDDFGTGFSSLQYLTQMPISFLKIDRSFVMKVLNDPKSKAVVSSIIHLAHAMDIEIIAEGIENNEECLVLETLGARFGQGYLFSKPVDMGRFLKLI
- a CDS encoding acyl-CoA dehydrogenase, with amino-acid sequence MSDVTNARPALTMLSEDEAAFRDAVRAFAESEIKPHVTHMDEKAEMDPAIVKKLFEMGLMGIETPEKFGGAGSTFTMACLAVEEIGRVDGSVSVLVDVQNTLTTNAFLKWGTEAQKEKYLGKMATEWVGAYALSESSSGSDAFALKLKAEDKGDKWVLNGSKLWITNGKEANVFIVFANIDHAKGYKGITAFIVEKDFPGFKVGKKEDKLGIRASSTCELLFENCEVPKANVLGEVGKGYKIAIETLNEGRIGIGAQMIGIAQGAYEAALGYVKGREQFGKPIAHFQGVQFQLAEMRTELEAARLMVYNAARLKDAGQDFIEAAAMAKLYASRAAEKITSKAIDLFGGNGFTKEYPVEKFWRDAKIGQIYEGTTNMQLQTIAKMELDK
- a CDS encoding 6-carboxytetrahydropterin synthase, translated to MILTLVSSFSSAHFYSQPQWDEKKNLATFGRCYTQYGHGHNYKLEVGFRVAAAELSDKKESYQELLYRLTSILDHEHLNFVIPEFKEQIPTTENIALYFLNKFKLHVSEKDLSYLRLYEMDNLWTEIRL
- a CDS encoding YebC/PmpR family DNA-binding transcriptional regulator, with protein sequence MGKSWKNAGKVEKAQQKGQIFTKLAREIAVAAKAGGPDPAANARLRLAIDAAKKVSCPNDTIERAIKKGAGLLDDGKIIEEITYEGYGPHGVGVIVECQTDNKHRTAPDMRHAFKSHEGNMGEVGSVAWMFDRVGLIEGTKEGTFDPDEEAIEAGANEVYVDEGTYEFYTNAEDLDAVREALTKRGWKITKGELSYKAKNITELSDEQRKEVEEFLNYLDDMDDTHRVHATI
- a CDS encoding site-2 protease family protein produces the protein MDFVEIGAKIGIYFIPFLFALCFHEYAHGWVARRRGDNTAEMMGRLTMNPVAHMDMIGTLILPLVSIVLATPIFFGWAKPVPVNSRNLKNPRVDMFWIALAGPLSNILLAVVGAVLIALVAKYFLTLSYASGLIEILKTFIVTNLFLAFFNILPLHPLDGGKVLARFLPAQLNYKLEQNEHITSMVLMALVLTGVLRVLAVPVFWSYNHLVTLALGGFGI